A single window of Marinobacter sp. LA51 DNA harbors:
- a CDS encoding LysR family transcriptional regulator, translating to MATDKLVAMKVFRRVAEVGSFTRAADDLGVTAATVSKHIAFLEQDVGTRLISRTTRRMHLTDAGLAFLKRTQAILDDLEEAELEARGFQAEPKGIIRINVPMSFGLTHITEAIDSFLIRYPEIEVDLQLSDQMVDLVEQGVDIAIRVRSALPDSSMLAKPLRQSRNIVCASPGYLANAAEIKRPTDLVQHNCLAFTHHDRPRVWELGEKQVTVNGNFRTDSSLAIRQSLLRGLGVGFLPRFLVQTDIENGTLVPLLEEFPPKPYTVFAIFPPGRKQPTKVRLLLEHVDQHLGEKPYWE from the coding sequence ATGGCCACTGACAAACTGGTTGCCATGAAGGTTTTTCGGCGTGTTGCGGAAGTGGGCAGTTTCACCCGAGCGGCAGACGATCTGGGTGTAACCGCTGCGACGGTCAGCAAGCACATCGCTTTCCTGGAACAAGACGTAGGTACTCGACTAATCAGCCGGACGACACGGCGCATGCATTTGACCGATGCGGGGCTGGCGTTTCTGAAGCGAACCCAGGCCATTCTGGACGATCTTGAGGAAGCGGAGTTGGAGGCCAGAGGATTTCAGGCTGAGCCCAAGGGGATCATCCGGATCAACGTGCCTATGTCATTCGGTCTGACTCACATTACCGAGGCCATCGATAGTTTTCTCATTCGTTACCCGGAAATAGAAGTGGACCTTCAGCTCAGCGATCAGATGGTTGATCTTGTCGAGCAGGGTGTTGATATCGCGATTCGGGTCCGTAGTGCGCTCCCTGACTCGAGCATGCTCGCCAAGCCTTTGCGGCAGTCGCGGAATATTGTCTGCGCGTCACCGGGGTATCTTGCAAATGCCGCGGAGATCAAACGCCCTACTGATCTTGTCCAGCACAATTGCCTGGCTTTTACCCATCATGATCGTCCCAGAGTCTGGGAGCTGGGAGAGAAACAAGTCACGGTTAATGGCAATTTCAGAACTGATAGCAGCCTGGCCATTCGTCAGAGCCTGTTGCGAGGTTTGGGGGTGGGGTTTCTCCCGCGCTTTCTGGTACAGACGGATATAGAAAACGGGACGCTGGTTCCGTTGCTTGAGGAATTTCCTCCCAAGCCTTACACCGTGTTTGCCATCTTCCCTCCTGGGCGGA
- a CDS encoding DMT family transporter — protein sequence MTALIANRPLPPKAIIWGLLLANGFLIALMLALAKAATAQGVPAITYAFWQTLIAGAVLLLWPGRPCAIFKRRLTKYFLISGLTGIAIPNAIAFYLVTKLGAGFTGIMYALPPIFTFLIATTMGLESRNWAKLTGLAIAVSACAWIVLQRHTEMHQPSGLWFALGLLIPVSLSIGNVYRSVAWPTDTMPMTLAAGTLLASAVTLGALAVALRTPLVSTEYGTQFLTIIIPQGLLTALTYYCAFELQKRSNPVFYSQLGAVAAMFGLAIGVVWFDERYSMAIWLGALTVIAGLRMSNRERQPESSRNRVTSVKLRNS from the coding sequence ATGACTGCCCTGATCGCGAACCGACCGTTGCCACCCAAGGCAATTATCTGGGGTTTACTGCTGGCTAATGGTTTCCTCATTGCACTGATGCTGGCCTTGGCAAAAGCGGCTACAGCTCAGGGGGTTCCAGCTATCACCTATGCGTTCTGGCAAACACTCATAGCAGGCGCGGTTCTGCTTCTTTGGCCCGGGCGGCCTTGCGCTATTTTCAAGCGGCGGCTGACCAAGTATTTTCTGATTAGCGGTCTGACCGGCATAGCCATTCCCAACGCCATCGCGTTTTATCTGGTGACCAAACTGGGCGCCGGCTTCACCGGCATCATGTATGCCCTGCCGCCCATATTCACATTCCTCATTGCGACTACAATGGGATTGGAATCCCGGAACTGGGCAAAGCTCACAGGTCTGGCAATTGCGGTCTCTGCTTGCGCCTGGATTGTGCTCCAGCGACATACGGAGATGCATCAACCTAGTGGGCTCTGGTTCGCCCTCGGCCTTTTGATTCCAGTCTCACTATCCATCGGTAATGTCTATCGTTCAGTGGCGTGGCCAACCGACACCATGCCCATGACGTTGGCCGCCGGCACTCTGCTCGCCTCTGCCGTGACTCTGGGTGCGCTGGCTGTGGCACTCAGAACGCCTTTGGTCTCAACAGAGTACGGGACACAGTTTCTTACCATCATTATTCCTCAAGGCCTGCTGACCGCTCTGACTTACTACTGCGCATTCGAGCTACAAAAACGTTCCAACCCTGTGTTCTATAGCCAGCTTGGCGCCGTCGCGGCGATGTTTGGGCTGGCCATCGGCGTCGTCTGGTTTGACGAACGCTATTCCATGGCCATCTGGCTGGGGGCACTGACGGTCATTGCAGGTCTTCGTATGAGTAACCGTGAACGTCAGCCTGAGAGTTCGCGAAACCGGGTTACCTCGGTCAAACTGAGAAATAGCTAA
- a CDS encoding maleate cis-trans isomerase family protein has protein sequence MTHTSPPARLGFLYPGHAAEDDYPRMGSMTEPHAEIHLVHTEFQEDAHTVEALSEMGSVGRLTAGAGALAGSGIESVLWTSTSASFVLGLDGIRQQIDTLEKLLGVPASTTAMAFARAVKAIDAKTVAIAATYPEDVAQRFHQFLNHFDIDVVHLSSQGIATAAEVGTLGRQDVIDFAITNTREKADALLIPDTALHSAAWLTELEQAIGKPVLTANQVSFWEALRLCGKLKPQTGLGKLFKVVE, from the coding sequence ATGACCCACACATCACCACCGGCCAGACTCGGCTTCCTCTACCCCGGCCACGCCGCCGAAGACGACTACCCACGGATGGGCTCCATGACAGAGCCGCATGCCGAGATTCATCTCGTTCACACGGAGTTTCAGGAAGATGCCCACACAGTGGAAGCGCTCAGTGAAATGGGCAGTGTCGGGAGGCTGACAGCCGGGGCTGGGGCGCTTGCAGGCTCCGGCATTGAGTCGGTGCTATGGACCTCTACCAGTGCCAGCTTCGTGCTTGGCCTGGACGGCATTCGCCAGCAGATCGACACCCTGGAGAAACTCCTCGGCGTACCTGCATCAACCACCGCTATGGCATTCGCCCGGGCTGTGAAGGCAATCGATGCGAAAACCGTGGCCATTGCAGCGACCTACCCCGAGGATGTGGCGCAACGGTTCCACCAGTTCCTGAATCATTTCGACATCGACGTGGTGCACCTATCCAGCCAGGGCATTGCCACTGCCGCCGAGGTGGGCACCTTGGGCAGGCAAGATGTGATTGATTTCGCCATCACCAACACACGCGAGAAGGCAGACGCCTTACTCATTCCCGACACCGCGCTGCATTCCGCCGCCTGGCTGACGGAGTTGGAGCAGGCCATTGGTAAACCCGTTCTGACCGCCAATCAGGTCAGTTTTTGGGAAGCCTTGCGACTGTGCGGAAAATTGAAGCCACAAACCGGTCTGGGCAAGCTATTCAAAGTGGTTGAGTAA
- a CDS encoding DUF4112 domain-containing protein: protein MTKPSEARQRAILERLDKFSRFTDSSIGIPFTKFKIGAEAVIGLLPVVGDMAGLVLSGYVLVEAQRAGASKDVKLRMLRNMGIDFLGGLLPVVGDAFDAIFKANTRNTRLLRNYLEEQLAVEPPPPPFPWMTLIWLSVLFAIVTGGLSLVL, encoded by the coding sequence ATGACGAAGCCAAGTGAAGCCAGGCAGCGGGCGATCCTTGAGCGATTGGACAAGTTCAGTCGCTTTACCGACAGCAGCATTGGCATTCCCTTCACCAAATTCAAGATTGGCGCCGAAGCCGTCATCGGCCTGTTGCCGGTAGTGGGTGACATGGCCGGACTGGTGTTGTCTGGGTACGTGCTGGTTGAGGCGCAACGAGCGGGAGCCAGCAAGGACGTGAAGCTGCGGATGCTGCGCAACATGGGCATCGATTTTCTCGGCGGCCTGCTGCCTGTGGTAGGCGACGCCTTTGATGCCATCTTCAAGGCCAATACCCGCAACACCCGCTTGCTGAGAAACTATCTGGAAGAACAGTTGGCGGTGGAGCCGCCTCCGCCGCCGTTCCCCTGGATGACTTTGATCTGGCTGTCGGTTCTGTTTGCCATCGTCACCGGCGGGCTGTCGCTGGTCCTTTGA
- a CDS encoding MFS transporter, with protein sequence MTSISSTKFALFGAALIAISYGLARFAFGLFVPPIRADLALSPDLIGVIGALPLISFVLSTLIAPLAAVRLGARNTAVLSGAFGAAGLALISQAAGAWSLGIGVFACGICTGLMMPALTAAMQVLVDRSVHGRVSSVMNAGTSIGVACAVPAVLFLAGIWRYAYMVFAILAVIGMVGAWYVIPSVSRVTPSDAAPPAPITTVQWWRLFRLSLFAFAMGFVSAAYWIFAPDLVVSLGEMPPSATGWLWLAVGIAGLGGAVIADLADRNNPPITQALMLMMLATSLALLAASPDQLILSAFSAMVFGLAYMSLTGLYLMTGIRLLPGRLSMGPVLPFLAVSLGQAVGSPIVGVLVNNFGYSDAFAIFCVIGILVALLSPLYPDYIAEETGEAVEEETGLQAAYDYQLQDDEGEPYSYDTPADGPEKEPQ encoded by the coding sequence TTGACGTCCATATCGAGCACAAAATTTGCTCTTTTTGGCGCTGCACTGATTGCGATCAGCTACGGGCTTGCGCGCTTTGCTTTCGGCTTGTTTGTCCCACCTATCCGCGCCGACTTGGCGTTGTCCCCGGATTTGATCGGTGTTATCGGTGCCCTGCCGCTGATTAGTTTCGTGTTGTCGACCTTGATTGCGCCTTTGGCAGCTGTGCGTCTTGGTGCCCGCAATACTGCCGTGTTATCGGGCGCTTTCGGTGCGGCCGGGCTGGCCTTGATAAGTCAGGCTGCTGGGGCTTGGTCGTTGGGCATCGGTGTTTTCGCTTGCGGTATCTGTACGGGCTTGATGATGCCTGCCCTGACCGCGGCCATGCAGGTACTTGTGGACCGAAGCGTACACGGGCGGGTCAGTTCTGTGATGAATGCGGGCACCAGTATTGGTGTCGCCTGTGCAGTGCCTGCGGTCCTGTTTCTGGCCGGAATCTGGCGGTACGCGTACATGGTGTTCGCTATTCTGGCGGTGATAGGAATGGTTGGTGCCTGGTATGTAATTCCCTCGGTGTCTCGGGTTACACCATCGGATGCGGCGCCGCCTGCGCCCATCACCACCGTGCAATGGTGGCGGCTATTCAGGCTTTCGCTGTTTGCGTTTGCGATGGGCTTTGTCTCGGCCGCGTACTGGATCTTTGCTCCGGATCTGGTAGTCAGCCTAGGCGAGATGCCTCCCAGCGCGACCGGGTGGTTATGGCTGGCAGTAGGCATCGCCGGACTTGGCGGTGCCGTGATAGCTGACCTTGCAGATCGCAACAACCCGCCTATTACACAGGCGCTGATGCTGATGATGCTGGCGACGAGCCTCGCGCTGCTGGCAGCCAGTCCCGACCAACTGATTCTGTCTGCTTTTTCCGCGATGGTTTTCGGATTGGCCTATATGAGTCTGACTGGCCTGTACCTGATGACCGGCATCCGGCTGTTGCCGGGCCGGTTGTCGATGGGCCCCGTATTGCCTTTCCTGGCCGTCTCCCTTGGCCAAGCCGTCGGTTCGCCTATTGTGGGCGTGTTGGTAAACAATTTCGGTTACAGTGACGCGTTTGCCATCTTCTGTGTGATTGGCATTCTGGTGGCGCTGCTGTCGCCCCTGTATCCGGATTACATTGCTGAGGAGACTGGAGAGGCTGTGGAGGAAGAAACTGGCTTGCAAGCGGCGTATGACTATCAGCTTCAAGATGATGAGGGTGAACCCTACAGCTACGACACTCCGGCCGACGGCCCCGAAAAGGAACCACAATGA
- a CDS encoding Crp/Fnr family transcriptional regulator yields MRENDALDYWHGQGPDYFRELSTFGALPDEAVLRMLQKGRVISLEAGERLYSKGESSEEFYIVLSGRMNSWMPRRDGGWTLARCHEPGDDMGFVPMIALVDRPASTQAEVNSVVLEISCGQFLDLQQKEPDVFGLMLLNLVRGMARTVITMVSIMAERDSQLHKVYSKAPKPIQK; encoded by the coding sequence ATGCGCGAGAATGACGCCCTCGACTATTGGCACGGCCAGGGCCCCGACTATTTCCGTGAGCTTTCCACTTTCGGTGCATTACCGGACGAAGCGGTGTTGCGCATGCTCCAGAAAGGCCGCGTTATCAGCCTTGAGGCCGGCGAGCGCCTCTACTCCAAGGGTGAGAGCAGTGAAGAGTTCTACATTGTTCTCAGTGGCAGGATGAATTCCTGGATGCCGAGGCGAGACGGCGGCTGGACGCTTGCCCGTTGCCATGAGCCCGGCGACGATATGGGCTTTGTACCGATGATTGCGCTGGTTGATCGGCCAGCCAGCACCCAGGCCGAAGTTAATTCGGTTGTCCTCGAAATCAGTTGCGGCCAGTTCCTGGACTTGCAGCAAAAAGAGCCGGACGTTTTTGGCCTGATGTTGCTAAACCTGGTCCGGGGTATGGCCAGAACCGTTATCACCATGGTGTCGATCATGGCTGAGCGGGATTCCCAATTGCACAAGGTATATTCCAAGGCACCCAAGCCCATACAAAAGTGA
- a CDS encoding MgtC/SapB family protein, translated as MFESEIPFMQMAIRLLAAAGLALLLGLERELRGKPAGLRSHMLVSLGAASFIIMGMHILLATAEGDPSARIDPTRIVEGIIGGIGFLGAGCIIQSRGNVQGITTGASIWIAGAIGVACGIGTLALAGMVTLLALIIVTVLGRFEREVIEG; from the coding sequence GTGTTTGAGAGCGAAATTCCGTTTATGCAGATGGCCATCCGGCTTCTGGCAGCGGCCGGTTTAGCCCTGCTGCTGGGGCTAGAGCGAGAACTGCGGGGTAAACCGGCGGGCCTGCGCTCTCACATGCTGGTATCGCTGGGCGCTGCCTCATTCATCATCATGGGCATGCACATCCTGCTTGCCACCGCTGAGGGCGACCCATCCGCCCGTATCGACCCCACCCGCATCGTGGAAGGCATCATCGGCGGCATCGGTTTTCTGGGTGCGGGCTGCATTATCCAGAGCCGTGGCAATGTTCAGGGCATCACCACTGGAGCTTCCATCTGGATCGCGGGTGCCATCGGTGTGGCCTGCGGCATCGGCACCCTGGCACTGGCGGGCATGGTGACTTTGCTAGCCCTCATCATCGTGACCGTACTTGGCCGATTCGAGCGCGAAGTCATCGAGGGTTAG
- a CDS encoding SRPBCC family protein, translated as MFRIQVERTLAKDIDAVFEAITDHARYERFPGVDKSVLVEHGSQEKNGAGALRIIGAGPLELYERITRFERPTLMHYRIEQSSPFSVQHDKGEIQLQPVGEHTRVTWISEGRVRVPVLGRLLDRFAERTFIKAFNSLLKAVERL; from the coding sequence ATGTTTCGCATTCAGGTTGAACGCACGCTCGCCAAGGACATCGATGCTGTTTTTGAGGCCATTACCGACCATGCCCGCTACGAGCGGTTTCCCGGTGTTGATAAGTCAGTACTGGTAGAGCATGGCTCGCAGGAGAAGAATGGCGCCGGTGCGCTGCGGATTATTGGCGCTGGGCCGTTGGAGCTGTACGAACGCATTACCCGGTTTGAACGGCCGACGCTGATGCACTACCGCATTGAGCAATCGAGCCCGTTCTCGGTACAGCATGATAAGGGCGAGATTCAGTTGCAGCCGGTGGGCGAGCATACCAGGGTGACTTGGATATCCGAGGGCCGAGTGCGGGTTCCGGTACTGGGCCGGCTGTTGGATCGGTTTGCCGAGCGCACGTTTATCAAGGCGTTCAATTCCTTGCTGAAGGCGGTTGAGCGGCTGTAG
- a CDS encoding polyhydroxyalkanoate depolymerase has protein sequence MMYFAHEMSRAALMPMRMMSATQSTLLQHRLSPFSRLPGARSVASAYEVFNDLTRRYPKPAFDLPFTTCDGQQVEVNEAIVKRKSFAQLKHFERNVERPDDPKLLIVAPLSGHFASLLRGTVEAMLPDHDVYITDWRDACKVPLSAGDFGLDDYIDYVIDFIDHLGPDTHVLAVCQPVVPVLAATAIMAEDNHPSSPRSLALMSGPIDGRVDPTAPCKLATKHNLAWFKRNLVHPVPAPYPGVMRQVYPGFLQLTGFVNMNFDRHVDAYRGLYRSIRDDEAEKVDRHREFYDEYLAVMDLPATYYLDTIQRVFQEFHLARGCFKHRGRLVNPAAIRDTALMTIEGEKDDISSPGQTRAAHDLCVNVPDSRRLHHLQPNAGHYGVFNGSRWREEIAPQLKGFIRSA, from the coding sequence ATGATGTACTTTGCCCACGAGATGAGCCGCGCAGCGCTGATGCCCATGCGCATGATGAGCGCCACCCAGAGCACCTTGCTACAACACCGGCTAAGCCCCTTTTCCCGGCTTCCCGGCGCCCGCAGCGTTGCCTCGGCCTACGAGGTGTTCAACGACCTCACCCGCCGCTACCCCAAGCCAGCGTTCGATCTGCCATTCACGACCTGCGACGGTCAGCAGGTCGAAGTTAATGAAGCCATCGTCAAACGCAAATCTTTTGCCCAGTTGAAGCATTTTGAGCGCAATGTAGAGCGGCCCGATGATCCTAAGCTGCTGATTGTTGCGCCGCTGTCCGGGCACTTTGCCTCACTGCTGCGCGGCACCGTTGAAGCCATGCTGCCCGATCACGACGTGTACATCACCGATTGGCGCGATGCCTGTAAGGTTCCGCTGTCGGCGGGCGATTTTGGCCTCGACGACTACATCGATTACGTCATTGATTTCATTGACCACCTGGGGCCGGACACTCACGTACTGGCGGTCTGCCAGCCAGTAGTTCCAGTACTCGCCGCCACCGCCATCATGGCCGAGGACAACCATCCGTCGTCACCGCGCTCGCTGGCGCTGATGAGTGGCCCAATCGACGGACGTGTTGATCCCACCGCACCGTGCAAACTGGCCACCAAACACAACCTGGCCTGGTTCAAACGCAATCTGGTACACCCGGTGCCCGCGCCCTACCCTGGCGTGATGCGTCAGGTATATCCGGGGTTCCTGCAACTGACCGGGTTTGTGAACATGAACTTCGATCGCCACGTGGATGCGTATCGCGGGCTGTACCGATCCATTCGCGATGACGAAGCCGAAAAGGTCGATCGCCACCGCGAATTCTACGACGAGTACCTGGCGGTGATGGATCTGCCGGCAACCTACTATCTGGATACTATCCAGCGTGTCTTCCAGGAATTTCACCTGGCCCGCGGTTGCTTCAAACACCGTGGCCGGCTGGTGAATCCGGCCGCCATCCGCGATACCGCCCTGATGACCATCGAAGGTGAGAAAGACGACATTTCCAGCCCAGGTCAAACCCGGGCCGCCCACGATCTGTGCGTCAACGTGCCTGACTCCCGGCGCCTGCATCACCTGCAGCCGAATGCTGGCCATTATGGAGTATTCAATGGCAGCCGCTGGCGCGAGGAAATTGCGCCACAGTTGAAGGGCTTCATCCGCAGCGCCTGA
- the fabG gene encoding 3-oxoacyl-[acyl-carrier-protein] reductase, with protein MQDLKGKVAIVTGASRGIGRHIALQLAQRGADVAINYRSRQSEADEVVKEIEANGVRSLAFQADLSQMPEARNLIRQVHEKWGRIDILVNNAGITKDKSMKKLTDEDWNDVLDTNLGSVYATCSEVLKIMMDQEYGRIINITSFVGQAGNFGQANYAASKGGIIAFTKTLALEMAKYNITVNAIAPGFTETEMLAQVPENIRQHIISRVPMGRFGKPEEIARAVVFLAAEGDYITGQQINVNGGVYM; from the coding sequence ATGCAAGACCTTAAAGGCAAGGTTGCCATCGTCACCGGTGCCTCTCGCGGCATCGGTCGGCACATTGCACTTCAGCTAGCCCAGCGCGGCGCCGATGTCGCCATCAATTACCGTTCACGTCAGTCCGAGGCCGATGAGGTCGTCAAAGAAATCGAGGCGAACGGCGTTCGGTCCCTGGCCTTCCAGGCCGACCTATCCCAAATGCCAGAGGCCCGAAACCTGATACGCCAGGTCCATGAGAAATGGGGGCGTATCGACATACTGGTGAACAACGCCGGCATCACCAAAGACAAGTCGATGAAAAAACTCACCGACGAGGACTGGAATGACGTCCTCGATACCAACCTCGGGAGTGTCTACGCCACTTGCTCTGAAGTACTGAAAATCATGATGGACCAGGAGTACGGCCGCATCATCAACATCACCTCCTTCGTCGGCCAGGCCGGCAACTTCGGTCAGGCCAACTACGCTGCCAGTAAAGGCGGCATCATCGCGTTCACAAAGACTCTGGCGCTGGAAATGGCCAAGTACAACATCACCGTTAACGCCATTGCTCCGGGCTTCACCGAAACCGAAATGCTGGCCCAGGTGCCCGAGAACATTCGCCAACACATTATTTCGCGAGTGCCCATGGGCCGCTTTGGCAAGCCCGAGGAAATCGCCCGCGCGGTGGTCTTCCTGGCAGCGGAAGGGGACTACATCACCGGCCAACAGATCAATGTGAACGGCGGCGTGTACATGTAA
- a CDS encoding PHA/PHB synthase family protein, with protein sequence MADKPIKTPSPSEFEPNVVSRSLVRAGKHGGRLLKRSILRRLRGGEPNPASIKSMAKPFLSLTGRLATQPDTLLFAQIRLIKDSTEFWSGLLASSIGNKPLSVVEPEPGDGRFRDQAWNEVMAFNVIKQAYLLSNRWIIDTLDDVRGMDDHTRRKLKFFTGQMTDALAPSNFILSNPEVLQATIRTRGRNLLRGLANLLRDLDEGSGPMPFRMSDPDAFTVGENLANTPGDVIFQNELMQLIQYKPTTDTVHRRPLLVIPPWINKYYILDLGEKKSFIRYWVEQGHTVFVVSWVNPGPELAHKSFEDYMLEGPIAAMNAIEETTGERELNTVGYCIGGTLLGCTLAWMAARGDNRVKSATFLNCLMDFSDVGDLEVFIDEDAINKLEKVMNKQGYLDGASMATAFNMLRANSLIWSFFVNNYLMGRDSAPFDLLYWNADATRMPAAMHSFYLRNMYQNNRMREPGAIELAGTPIDLGKVKIPTYFASAIEDHIAPWTSCYKGSRNLGGPVRFVLGGSGHIAGIINPPEKKKYGYRLNDDNDPDPEVWLRGAKQSEGSWWPDWVAWAEQFGDGKVPARTVEDGELPVIEPAPGAYVRNEPAPPTPIRQKRRASSRKNSAPRKRATADTKVTH encoded by the coding sequence ATGGCAGATAAACCGATCAAGACACCATCGCCGTCAGAGTTCGAACCCAACGTTGTAAGCCGGTCCCTGGTGCGGGCCGGCAAGCACGGCGGCCGACTGCTGAAACGCTCAATCCTGCGGCGATTACGCGGCGGCGAGCCCAACCCGGCCAGCATCAAGAGCATGGCCAAGCCGTTTTTGTCCCTGACTGGCCGGCTAGCCACCCAGCCCGACACGCTGCTCTTTGCCCAGATCCGACTGATCAAAGACTCCACCGAATTCTGGTCGGGCCTGTTGGCCAGCAGCATAGGCAATAAGCCGCTGAGCGTAGTGGAGCCGGAACCGGGTGACGGACGCTTTCGCGACCAGGCCTGGAATGAGGTTATGGCGTTCAACGTCATCAAACAGGCCTACCTGTTGTCCAATCGCTGGATCATAGACACCCTTGATGATGTCCGCGGCATGGACGACCACACCCGGCGCAAACTGAAGTTCTTCACCGGCCAGATGACCGACGCTCTGGCCCCAAGCAACTTCATCCTGAGCAACCCTGAAGTGCTGCAGGCAACCATTCGCACGCGAGGCAGAAACCTGTTGCGAGGCCTGGCCAACCTGCTACGAGATCTGGATGAGGGCTCAGGCCCCATGCCCTTCCGTATGTCCGACCCGGACGCCTTTACGGTGGGAGAAAATCTGGCCAACACACCGGGCGATGTGATTTTCCAGAACGAGCTGATGCAGCTGATCCAATACAAGCCAACCACCGACACCGTGCACCGCCGGCCGCTGCTGGTGATCCCACCGTGGATCAACAAGTACTACATCCTCGATCTGGGCGAGAAAAAATCCTTCATCCGCTATTGGGTAGAACAAGGCCACACGGTATTCGTGGTGTCCTGGGTGAACCCCGGGCCGGAGCTGGCCCACAAGAGCTTCGAAGACTACATGCTCGAAGGCCCCATCGCCGCCATGAACGCCATCGAAGAAACCACTGGCGAGCGTGAGCTGAATACGGTTGGCTATTGCATCGGCGGCACCCTGCTCGGCTGCACCCTGGCCTGGATGGCGGCCCGCGGCGACAACCGTGTCAAGAGCGCCACCTTCCTGAACTGCCTGATGGACTTCTCAGACGTGGGCGACCTGGAAGTGTTCATTGATGAAGACGCCATCAACAAACTCGAGAAGGTCATGAACAAGCAGGGCTATCTCGATGGTGCTTCGATGGCGACCGCCTTCAACATGCTTCGGGCCAACAGCCTGATCTGGTCGTTCTTCGTCAACAACTACCTAATGGGCCGTGATAGCGCACCATTTGACCTGTTGTACTGGAACGCCGACGCCACCCGAATGCCGGCTGCCATGCACAGCTTCTACCTGCGCAACATGTACCAGAACAACCGGATGCGGGAACCCGGCGCGATTGAACTGGCGGGCACACCGATTGATCTGGGCAAGGTAAAAATCCCAACCTACTTTGCCTCGGCCATTGAGGACCACATCGCCCCCTGGACGTCCTGTTACAAGGGTTCACGCAATCTCGGCGGCCCCGTACGGTTTGTACTGGGCGGCTCCGGACACATCGCAGGCATCATCAATCCGCCGGAGAAGAAAAAGTATGGCTACCGGCTCAACGATGACAACGATCCGGATCCAGAGGTATGGTTGCGGGGTGCCAAGCAGAGCGAAGGTTCCTGGTGGCCGGATTGGGTCGCCTGGGCTGAACAGTTTGGTGATGGCAAAGTGCCCGCCCGCACCGTCGAGGATGGCGAACTACCGGTAATCGAGCCGGCGCCCGGAGCCTACGTGCGCAACGAGCCAGCACCTCCGACCCCGATCAGGCAGAAACGCCGCGCCTCTTCACGTAAAAACTCCGCTCCACGCAAACGGGCAACGGCTGATACCAAAGTCACCCATTGA
- a CDS encoding penicillin-binding protein — protein sequence MADEDTLTALKTAFTFMPQPVEINRFEYSDDADRILAQVNFVREVLISHGIDPEEVAGDINPDSSPNSCY from the coding sequence ATGGCCGACGAAGACACTCTCACTGCACTGAAAACCGCCTTTACCTTCATGCCGCAACCGGTAGAGATCAATCGATTCGAGTACAGCGACGATGCCGACCGCATCCTGGCCCAGGTTAACTTTGTGCGGGAAGTCCTTATCAGCCACGGCATCGATCCGGAAGAGGTGGCCGGCGACATCAATCCGGATTCGTCACCCAATTCCTGCTACTGA
- the tenA gene encoding thiaminase II, whose translation MPYQFEDLKKTCQAEWRDYIEHSFVKQLGDASLAPEAFQHYLKQDYLFLIQFARAYALAAYKSPTLSDLKHAKEGLQAIVDVELDLHISYCQEWGISEEELANLPEARATLAYTRYVLDTGNRGDLLDLHVALSPCMVGYGEIANWLNSRATTVRGNNNPYDAWIAMYESEDFQDAMQAEVQWLDSRLADVSDTRFQQLTRIFSDATRLEIDFWEMGLKQSD comes from the coding sequence ATGCCCTACCAGTTTGAAGACCTCAAGAAAACTTGCCAGGCCGAATGGCGTGACTACATCGAACACAGTTTTGTAAAGCAGCTGGGCGATGCCTCACTGGCCCCGGAGGCGTTCCAGCATTACCTCAAGCAAGACTACCTGTTCCTGATCCAGTTCGCCCGCGCCTATGCCCTGGCGGCTTACAAAAGCCCGACCCTGTCGGACCTGAAACATGCCAAGGAAGGACTGCAAGCCATCGTGGACGTAGAGCTGGATCTACACATCAGCTACTGCCAGGAGTGGGGAATTTCTGAGGAAGAGCTGGCCAACCTGCCAGAAGCCCGCGCCACCCTCGCCTACACACGGTATGTGCTCGACACCGGCAACCGGGGCGATCTGCTGGACCTGCACGTGGCGCTCTCGCCTTGCATGGTCGGTTATGGTGAAATCGCCAACTGGCTAAACAGCCGGGCCACTACCGTTCGGGGCAACAACAATCCCTACGATGCCTGGATTGCCATGTACGAAAGTGAAGACTTTCAGGACGCCATGCAGGCGGAGGTTCAGTGGTTGGATTCGCGACTCGCCGATGTCTCCGACACCCGGTTCCAGCAACTCACCCGTATCTTCAGCGACGCCACCCGGCTTGAGATCGACTTCTGGGAGATGGGGTTGAAACAGAGCGATTGA